tagagataaaggTAGAGATTTTTAAGGATCAGAATCAAGGACCCACTCGGCGcatcaaattcaaataaaagtcATGCAGAATATCTTGACAGATTTTTAGGGATTATCTTTGggctttttttatttaaataattagattttttatccccaaagataaattagtttttattagataatcattggagagttatttttccattagaataactctttattaattagtctttcgttaggaaagctttttattaattagtctttcattaggaaagctttttattaattagactTTTATTAGGaataagttttattaattagttttccattaggaataggttttagtttttcattataaatagttccatttgttaggaattattgtcatctttcattattgtaaattaCCTTAGCTTTTCACCATTGAAGAATTCTCTCCAccttctccatctccttcaacctccattgaagaagctccgaagctccatccaccgagaattattcaaggtccgtccttaagacctaggaagccgactgCAGgatagacaggttccctgaaagggattttcgtatcaccttttatcttactatgtttgtaccctttgatacagtctatgaatcctaggctatcACTTATCAGGGCATGGTCATACACTTCTTCAGttccacttatcaagtggccagTGATATCAGCTCACCGTTAGGTAAGTGATAATTCCTTTACTTCACTTATCTACAACGATGTGTTCACCGATTCACCCAACATAAccatatttggcatcctgttaggGACATGTTAGGCGTATATTAAAGTGAACCAAATTCCACATCGTTTACTATAATGAAATCAGGTCTGGAGATAATAGAGTTCTACATATAGAAAGATCAATGAGACGTCCACCATGAATCCTTCTAGAACAGATCGGTCCAGTCCCATATTGAGCTACATCAATACATACATGCATCCATCTCTGACTATACAAGTATTGCAGTTGTACATTCAACACTACTGCACATATACTGGACATATAGACCACACGCATATTTTCATAGTGCCCgcatattttcatatatatatatatatatatatatacactatttaattagatttacttattatttgtGGGACTTTTCCATCAATCTATTTAATTAACTGTTACCAAATTGGTTTTCTAAAGTTAAGAATCTAGAgttaacaaattaacaaattaagtGGTCCAATgcaaaataaacaagtttataTCTTATTTTGAGACATTAACTCTAAAAATAACGGATTAAGTTTATTTCTCTATATTAAACTTGTGATACTTCACTATAAATCGATGCCAAAACTCATAATTCTTCAATAAATCTAAATGTATCAAAACATGTTTTCTTGTCAAAGAACGAATCTCTATAATGTAATTCTTATCttctttttaattatgaaatatTTCTAAGGGGTAGGTTTTATATCACTTCATTAAAtttaatctgatttttctaCAGGTTATTGGGATTATTTACGTGTTTGTAGCGGTGGCATCAGTCGATGTGGGTATATCGGCATGGGCCAAGGCTCGGCCAATGCAATACTCGGCCTTAAATTGCCGAAAGCATAGCGCACTTCTGACAGATTTTGGTGGAGTTGGCGACGGAAAAACAATGAACACAAAAGCATTTACTACAGCTATGCAGAAGATGAGTCAATTTGGAAAAGATGGAGGTGCTGAACTTATTGTACCATCAGGGAAATGGTTAACTGGTGCTTTCAATATCACTATTAGTCATTTCACTCTTTTTCTTGAAAAAGATGCTATTATTCTGGCCTCTAAGGTATTGTCTTTGAGATTCTATTATGAAATATAAATACTGAATGGTCCAAAACCCGTTCAATTAATGTCAATTATAGAAAGCTTGAAGCATtatttctcttttgttttttaGAATGAGGCAGATTGGCCTGTAATTGCACCATTGCCCTCCTATGGGAAAGGAAGAGAATCAGACGGTAGCAGGTTCAATTCTCTCATCTCTGGTACAAATCTCACAGATGTAGTGATCACTGGtaattcaaatcaaattttCCCGCTccatatatgtttttttataatgaaATAAGCATTATTCatcataaaaataatcatattgaGATTAATGGATcatatttgattataattatatatattaggtaACAATGGAACGATCGATGGTCAAGGTAAATCATGGTGGGATAAATTCAAACAAAAGAAATTAAAGCATACTCGACCATATCTGATTGAGATAATGCATACTAATCAACTTCAAATCTCCAATATCACTGTCACCAACTCTCCTTCATGGCATATTCATCCCATTTATTGCAAGTATGTTTCACCAAttcatcattttcttttattttttaatttcagcCATTTGTTAGTTATTAATAAATGTTCATATAATAATTTTGCAGGAATGTGATTATCCAATGGGTGACGGTTCTTGCACCAGTTCTCGTCCCTAACACAGATGGAATTAATCCAGGTTTTCCCCTTAAAGTTCTATGAGTTTAATTgtaaagaatttttttattttggtgcACAAATATTTGTTTCTGGCTCGGTCACTGAttaaaaatgatttatatgcaGATTCGTGCACGAATATTCGGATCGAAGACTGTTTCTTACAATCAGGAGATGACTGCATAGCAGTAAAGAGTGGATGGGATCAATATGGTATAAAGTACGGAATGCCAACAAAAGATTTAGTAGTAAGAAGAGTAACATGCATATCCCCGGATAGTGCAACCGTAGCTCTTGGTAGCGAAATGTCTGGCGGAATCGAAAACATTAGAATCGAAGATGTCACAGCTCTCAACACCCAATCTGCTATCCGAATGAAAACAGCAATTGGGCGTGGTGGTTATGTTCGAGACATTTTTGTAAGAAAACTAAGGCTCTATAATCAGTATTATGGGTTCTGGATGACAAGTTCTTACAGTCAACATCCCGACAATGGATGGGATAGAAATGCATTGCCAAACATTAGCCGAATTTACCATGACGATATTATAGCGACGAATGTCACTATTCCGGCGCGTATAGAGGGGATGAAGAACAATCCTTTTACTGATATTTGTATCTCTAATGTCAACATGAAATTGACAGCTAAACCAAAAAAACTACTTTGGAATTGTACCGATGTCATAGGAGTTGCAAGCAATGTTACTCCCAAACCTTGCTCTGCTTTCACCGAGAAACCTAACTTTAAGTGTCAATTCCCGACGGATAAGCTCGCCATTGAAACTGTTCAGCTTAAAACCTGCTCCACTAGTGGCACTCCTTGAGCTTTTGCAATGACATGTCTATTATTGTATTCATAACTAATATTGTATGCAAACAAATTTATTCATGAGACTTTTACATGGTTAATCTTCTTTTAACAATCCAATTCTTAATTCCTCTTCCTTTTTTTAGAATAGACTGTGtttgttttattctaaattgcTAGTGTATAATTTTATTGGCAAAAGGCATATCATCAAGTTTCTCAATTTAACACAATGAGAGCTCTCTAGTGGTCATAATCGCTCATATCAAGTCACTAGTTACTAAGAAAAATATAGATTTTAAGAAAACCTAGATAACCAATTACAAGTGAAATCACCCAAACCGATAAATATTGAAGCaaaatttaaaagaaacaaACATTTTGTTGAAGATTATTATAAAGCTTTACTTATTCTCCAATTCAATGGTGTTTTAGAGTAACAAGGTGTTTGGTGCCATTCTAAGGTGAATTGGATCGGATTCCGAGCGTGCCATTAGCTTTTTCTAACACTACAAAAGAACTCTAAATTGGATGTATCTTCTAATCAAACGAAAGTGTAAAGGACAGAAAAGAGCCTAAAGTTCGTTGCGGAATCTAGAACACTGATTATAACTACACTGTGACATTGCTTAAAAAAGAGAATTCAAAGGTAAAAAGTTGTTTGCATTGTATTGAATGAGATTGTTGGCATAATTGGAAGACTAGATCTAGAACTTACAAGTTGAAAGTTAATCAAAATGACTAAACTAAGGCTATAGAATAGCGATAGCCCGTAATTTGAGAATTGTTTGAATTCCATTAGGATTGAGTTTGATTTGATTTCATTTTGTTGCATTGGTTTGAGTTGGATCATGTTTCCTTCGTTTTCTCTACTTTAAATACTTCAGCTGATGGTGCTCATAACCGCTACGCCCCACGTCCTTGTTCCCACTAACCCGAGTCTCCCAGCTAGTTCCTTAATGCGATGGGTTCTGTTTCTTCATTAACTGCCCACGTTCCCACTTGCCACGTCTCCTGTATTCAAGCTTCTCTAACACTGGTCTGTGGGGTGTGTTTACCGCTTCCCCTTAAACTCTACCTTTCCAATTCTTAATTCCTCTTCCTTTTTTAGAATAGATTGCGTTAGCTTTGTGTTATTCTAAATTGCTAGTCCATAATTTTATTGGCAAAAGTCAAATCAAGTTTCTCAATTCAACACATTGAGCCCTCTACTGGTCATAATCGCTCATATCAAGTAATTAGTTACCAAAAAAATATAGATGTTAAGAAAAGCTAGATAACCGATTCCAAGTGAAATCACCCAACCCGATAAATATTGATGCaaaatttaaaagaaacaaACATTTTGTTGAAGATTGTTATAAAGCTTTACTTATTCTCTAATTCAATGGTGTTTTAGCGTAACAAGGTTATTATAAAGCGTTACTTATTCTCCAATTCAAGACTGAAATTCCTAAATTAGCTGAATCCCAAAAAAGCAAGTAAGTGAATAAACAGCGAAAGGAGCATGGTATTTCTTCAAGAAAATTGCTTGTAAAACTATCCAACTTGACCAGCAAATACAATGACCAGAGCAACAAATACAGCCCAATGTTCAATTCCTTGCCTTTTCCTCTCCTAATGGTATCAATAACTCCACCTCCCATGAGTAAATGGGTGGTTCTTTAT
The DNA window shown above is from Euphorbia lathyris chromosome 1, ddEupLath1.1, whole genome shotgun sequence and carries:
- the LOC136217294 gene encoding probable polygalacturonase; amino-acid sequence: MQYSALNCRKHSALLTDFGGVGDGKTMNTKAFTTAMQKMSQFGKDGGAELIVPSGKWLTGAFNITISHFTLFLEKDAIILASKNEADWPVIAPLPSYGKGRESDGSRFNSLISGTNLTDVVITGNNGTIDGQGKSWWDKFKQKKLKHTRPYLIEIMHTNQLQISNITVTNSPSWHIHPIYCKNVIIQWVTVLAPVLVPNTDGINPDSCTNIRIEDCFLQSGDDCIAVKSGWDQYGIKYGMPTKDLVVRRVTCISPDSATVALGSEMSGGIENIRIEDVTALNTQSAIRMKTAIGRGGYVRDIFVRKLRLYNQYYGFWMTSSYSQHPDNGWDRNALPNISRIYHDDIIATNVTIPARIEGMKNNPFTDICISNVNMKLTAKPKKLLWNCTDVIGVASNVTPKPCSAFTEKPNFKCQFPTDKLAIETVQLKTCSTSGTP